In one Capricornis sumatraensis isolate serow.1 chromosome 1, serow.2, whole genome shotgun sequence genomic region, the following are encoded:
- the LOC138094926 gene encoding olfactory receptor 1J4-like: MRRENQSIVSEFLLLGLPIWPEQQGVFFALFLGMYLTTVLGNLLIILLIRLDARLHTPMYFFLSHLAFTDVSFSSVTVPKMLINMQTQDQSVPYAGCITQTYFFLFFTGLDDFLLTSMAYDRYVAICHPLHYSTVMGQGLCTLLVTVSWILSCANALCHTLLLTRLSFCADHSIPHFFCDLDALLKLSCSDTFLNELAIFTVGVAVIVLPLVCILISYGRIGATILKVPSTKGICKALSTCGSHLSVVSLYYGTIIGLYFFPSSNTSRDKSTIASVMYTVVTPLLNPFIYSLRNRNMKGALERLLHRAKVLSQ; encoded by the coding sequence ATGAGGAGGGAGAACCAGAGCATCGTGTCCGAgttcctcctcctggggctccCCATCTGGCCAGAGCAGCAGGGCGTGTTCTTCGCCCTGTTCCTGGGCATGTACCTGACCACGGTTCTGGGCAACCTGCTCATCATCCTGCTCATCAGGCTGGATGCtcgcctccacacccccatgtacttcttcctcagccACTTGGCCTTCACTGACGTCTCCTTTTCATCTGTCACTGTCCCTAAAATGCTGATAAACATGCAGACTCAGGATCAATCCGTTCCCTATGCAGGGTGCATAACACAGacgtatttcttcctcttttttactGGTCTGGATGATTTCCTGCTCACCTCAATGGCCTATGATCGGTATGTGGCCATTTGCCACCCTCTCCACTACAGCACCGTCATGGGACAGGGGCTGTGCACCTTGCTAGTAACTGTGTCCTGGATTCTCTCCTGTGCCAATGCCCTGTGTCACACCCTCCTCCTGACCCGGCTGTCCTTTTGTGCTGACCACAGCATCCCCCATTTCTTCTGTGACCTTGATGCCCTGCTGAAGCTCTCCTGCTCAGACACATTCCTCAATGAGCTGGCCATTTTCACAGTAGGAGTGGCTGTCATCGTCCTCCCACTAGTATGCATCCTGATCTCTTATGGACGTATCGGGGCCACCATCCTGAAGGTCCCCTCCACCAAGGGGATCTGCAAAGCGTTGTCCACATGCGGCTCCCACCTCTCTGTGGTGTCTCTGTATTATGGAACAATTATTGGACtgtattttttcccctcatcCAACACCTCCAGGGACAAGAGCACCATTGCCTCTGTGATGTACACAGTGGTCACTCCTCTGCTGAACCCCTTCATTTATAGCCTAAGGAACAGGAACATGAAGGGGGCCCTGGAGAGACTCTTGCACAGGGCAAAAGTCTTGTCTCAATGA
- the LOC138095040 gene encoding olfactory receptor 1J4-like: protein MRKENQSSVSEFLLLGLPLRPEQQGVFFALFLGVYLTTVLGNLLILLLIRLDARLHTPMYFFLSHLALTDISFSSVTVPKMLINMQTLDQSIPYAGCITQMYFFLFFTGLDDFLLTSMAYDRYVAICHPLHYSTVMGQGLCTLLVTVSWILSCANALCHTLLLTRLSFCADHSIPHFFCDLGALLKLSCSDTSLNELAIFTAGVAIIILPLVCILISYGRIGATILKVPSTKGICKALSTCGSHLSVVSLYYGAIIGLYIFPSSGTSRDKSTIASAMYTVVTPLLNPFIYSLRNRDMKGALKRVLHKAKVLSQ, encoded by the coding sequence ATGAGGAAGGAGAACCAGAGCAGCGTGTCCGAgttcctcctcctggggctccCCCTCCGGCCAGAGCAGCAGGGCGTGTTCTTCGCCCTGTTCCTGGGCGTGTACCTGACCACGGTTCTGGGCAACCTGCTCATCCTCCTGCTCATCAGGCTGGACGCtcgcctccacacccccatgtacttcttcctcagccACTTGGCCCTCACTGACATCTCTTTTTCATCTGTCACCGTCCCTAAAATGCTGATAAACATGCAGACTCTGGATCAATCCATCCCCTATGCAGGGTGCATAACACAgatgtatttcttcctcttttttactGGTCTGGATGATTTCCTGCTCACCTCAATGGCCTATGATCGGtatgtggccatctgccaccCTCTCCACTACAGCACCGTCATGGGACAGGGGCTGTGCACCTTACTAGTAACTGTGTCCTGGATTCTCTCCTGTGCCAATGCCCTGTGTCACACCCTCCTCCTGACCCGGCTGTCCTTTTGTGCTGACCACAGCATCCCCCATTTCTTCTGTGACCTTGGTGCCCTGCTGAAGCTCTCCTGCTCAGACACATCCCTCAATGAGCTGGCCATTTTCACGGCAGGAGTGGCCATCATCATCCTCCCACTAGTATGCATCCTGATCTCTTATGGACGTATCGGGGCCACCATCCTGAAGGTCCCCTCCACCAAGGGGATCTGCAAAGCGTTGTCCACATGTGGCTCCCACCTCTCTGTGGTGTCTCTGTATTATGGAGCAATTATTGGGCTGTATATTTTCCCCTCATCCGGCACCTCCAGGGACAAGAGCACCATTGCCTCTGCGATGTACACAGTGGTCACTCCTCTGCTGAACCCCTTCATTTATAGCCTAAGGAACAGGGACATGAAGGGGGCCCTGAAGAGAGTCTTGCACAAGGCAAAAGTCTTGTCTCAATGA
- the OR1N1 gene encoding LOW QUALITY PROTEIN: olfactory receptor 1N1 (The sequence of the model RefSeq protein was modified relative to this genomic sequence to represent the inferred CDS: substituted 1 base at 1 genomic stop codon), translating to MENQTSISEFFLRGISGSPEQQQLFFGIFLCMYLVTLTGNALIILAIGSDPHLHTPMYFFLVNLSFVDIGLTSSTVTKTLVNVQAQLHTISCVGCLAQMYFSLMLGDLDSFFLAVMASDCYVAICRPLHYCTVMSLRVCALLPALCWILTHIVALAHTLLMAWLSFCVVGEIAHFFCDIIPVLKLSCSDTRINELMVFALGVTVLMVPFICIVISYIHIVSAVLRVXTPGGGGKAFSNCSSHLCVFCVFYGTLFSAHLCPPSVASEDKDIAAAAMYTLVTPMLNPFIYSLRNKDMKVALKRVLSHRRIIAS from the coding sequence ATGGAAAACCAAACCAGCATTTCTGAATTTTTCCTGCGAGGAATATCTGGCTCACCAGAGCAACAGCagttattctttggaattttccTGTGTATGTATCTTGTCACCTTGACGGGAAATGCGCTCATCATCCTGGCCATCGGctctgacccacacctccacacccccatgtacttctttttGGTCAACCTGTCTTTTGTTGACATAGGTTTAACATCCTCCACAGTAACCAAGACGCTGGTAAATGTACAGGCACAGCTTCACaccatctcctgtgttggctgcCTCGCACAGATGTACTTCTCTCTGATGCTCGGTGATCTGGACAGCTTCTTCCTGGCCGTGATGGCATCTGATTGCTATGTGGCCATTTGCCGCCCTCTCCACTACTGCACGGTTATGAGTCTGCGAGTCTGTGCCCTGCTGCCTGCACTGTGCTGGATCCTCACGCACATCGTTGCCTTGGCTCACACCCTCCTCATGGCTTGGCTCTCCTTCTGTGTTGTTGGGGAAATAGCTCACTTTTTCTGTGACATAATTCCCGTCCTGAAGCTGTCCTGTTCTGACACCCGCATCAATGAGCTGATGGTTTTTGCCTTAGGAGTCACCGTGCTCATGGTCCCCTTCATATGCATTGTCATCTCCTACATTCACATTGTATCTGCCGTTCTGAGGGTCTGAACGCCGGGTGGGGGTGGCAAGGCCTTTTCCAACTGCAGTTCCCAtctctgtgtcttctgtgtcttctaTGGGAccctcttcagtgctcatctgTGTCCTCCATCCGTTGCCTCTGAAGACAAGGACATTGCAGCAGCTGCAATGTACACTCTAGTgacccccatgctgaaccccttcaTCTACAGCCTACGAAACAAGGACATGAAGGTGGCCCTTAAGAGGGTCCTCAGTCACAGGAGAATTATTGCTTCTTAG